Proteins encoded by one window of Cydia fagiglandana chromosome Z, ilCydFagi1.1, whole genome shotgun sequence:
- the LOC134678320 gene encoding transcription initiation factor TFIID subunit 7-like, producing MNRDKREPEYPAELESQFILRLPPEPAKVLSEVLKTGENLKNRLTIQIENDMRHGEVRFDHWLMHAKIVDLPTIVEALKTIDNKSFYKTADIAQMMICKDEPDQPSTEDESPSKNKRKDPYKVDKKFLWPHGITPPAKNIRKRRFRKTLRKKFVEAPEIEKEVKRLLRADNEAVSVTWEVINEEEDQSCKPEPGPSVSSKPEKKPKAERPPKRSEPKSTAPNPESSKLVDIFGGALSDSDLEEDNINVEMENCRLSPYDSRILDTGSMHGLGDMHSKETEQFDAQLFPYPEAPKATFSHASTSGMQHHSSSRVSTAMSEEEDGDYQSMRDMNKDNMSFRIEQVKAELDELKQRRQRTQHEIAGMENLALRQRFQDILHTLNQDIMYKDMEYQGLLTLQNSEVI from the coding sequence ATGAATAGGGACAAACGGGAACCGGAATATCCTGCCGAGTTAGAATCTCAGTTCATATTGAGGCTGCCTCCCGAGCCTGCTAAGGTTCTTAGCGAAGTTTTGAAAACAGGAGAGAATCTCAAAAATCGTTTGACCATACAAATCGAGAACGACATGCGGCACGGCGAAGTGCGATTTGACCACTGGCTAATGCACGCTAAAATTGTAGATCTGCCCACAATTGTAGAGGCCCTGAAAACTATAGACAACAAAAGTTTCTACAAAACTGCAGACATTGCCCAAATGATGATATGCAAAGATGAACCCGATCAACCATCCACTGAAGACGAATCACCGTCTAAGAATAAAAGGAAGGATCCATACAAAGTCGACAAAAAGTTTTTGTGGCCCCATGGAATAACTCCTCCAGCAAAAAACATAAGGAAGAGACGTTTTAGAAAAACTTTAAGGAAGAAGTTTGTGGAAGCACCTGAGATAGAGAAAGAAGTTAAGAGACTGTTGCGAGCTGACAATGAGGCAGTTAGTGTAACATGGGAGGTCATAAACGAAGAAGAAGATCAGTCTTGTAAACCAGAGCCCGGCCCATCTGTTAGCAGCAAGCCAGAGAAGAAGCCTAAAGCTGAGCGGCCACCTAAACGAAGTGAACCAAAATCAACTGCTCCAAATCCTGAATCATCAAAGCTTGTTGACATATTTGGTGGAGCTCTCAGCGACAGTGACTTAGAAGAAGACAACATTAATGTAGAGATGGAGAACTGTCGCTTGTCTCCATATGACAGCCGGATATTGGATACCGGATCCATGCATGGATTGGGCGATATGCATAGCAAAGAAACAGAACAGTTTGATGCACAATTGTTTCCATATCCTGAAGCTCCTAAGGCAACATTTAGTCATGCTTCGACCTCTGGCATGCAGCATCACTCAAGCAGCAGAGTTTCAACTGCAATGTCTGAAGAAGAGGACGGAGACTATCAGAGCATGCGTGACATGAACAAGGACAACATGAGCTTCAGAATTGAACAAGTTAAAGCAGAATTGGATGAATTGAAACAACGCCGTCAGCGGACACAGCATGAGATTGCCGGCATGGAAAACCTGGCTCTACGACAGCGGTTCCAAGATATTCTTCATACTTTGAATCAGGATATTATGTACAAAGACATGGAGTACCAAGGACTATTAACACTTCAAAATTCTGAGGTGATATAA
- the LOC134678309 gene encoding nucleobindin-2 isoform X1, with protein sequence MRLFLSLLCVTAILHCSYAPPVTPDKSDEKDSEIKDDLEEYMEYHRYLKEVVQALESDPDFRERLEKADQEDVRSGKIAEQLDFVNHNVRTKLDEIKRRELERLRHLATKQYELTNHLDTDMGKVPTNEHLDHNNPHTFEIEDLKKLIKKTTADLEAADKERKKQFKEYEMEKEFEKHQKLESLDETQKKEYLEKEKKEEDAKKHHQPLRHPATREQLLELWKTADSMDPKDFNPKVFFMMHDVDGNGVWDADEVKALFIKELDKMYGPGGPNKDLRERAEEMERMREHVFHENDRNRDGLIDFHEFMLETQRAEFNRDEGWKPIEENQIYTQQEYEEFERRRLEELKYLQQRGLIDAHGRPVPGAHHQLQQYQQQQYAAQQQAYHQAQQQGYHHPAGQPQYQQQFQQPPQFQGQQPPHGQFQGQQPPQGQFQGYQGQQGQFQQPQGQYQAQQPQGQFQPQQPPQGQFQAQQPPQGQFQAQQPPQGQFQAQQPPQGQFQAQQPPQGQFQAQQPPQGQVQAQQPPQGQVQAQQPPQGQVQGQQPPHNQGQQPPQQQAKPEQAQFQQAPAQQHQNVNVNQQPAAPPAQGQAPAPHVDTPK encoded by the exons ATGAGATTATTTCTTAGCCTGTTGTGTGTAACAGCAATACTCCACTGTTCCTATGCTCCTCCTGTGACTCCCGATAAGTCTGATGAAAAAGACAGCGAGATTAAAGATGATTTG GAGGAGTACATGGAATACCACCGCTACTTGAAAGAGGTTGTGCAAGCTCTGGAGAGTGACCCTGACTTTAGGGAGCGCTTGGAAAAGGCCGATCAGGAGGATGTGCGG TCGGGTAAGATAGCAGAGCAACTGGACTTCGTGAACCACAATGTGAGGACCAAGTTGGATGAGATCAAGCGGCGCGAGCTAGAGAGGCTGCGGCATTTGGCCACGAAG CAATACGAGTTGACGAATCACCTGGACACGGACATGGGAAAAGTACCCACCAACGAGCACTTGGACCATAACAACCCTCACACCTTCGAGATTGAGGATCTTAAGAAGCTCATCAAGAAGACCACAGCTGACTTGGAAGCGGCAGACAAGGAGAGAAAGAAGCAGTTTAAG GAATACGAGATGGAGAAGGAATTTGAGAAGCATCAAAAATTGGAATCGTTAGATGAGACTCAAAAGAAAGAGTACTTAgagaaagaaaagaaagaggAAGATGCAAAGAAACACCATCAACCG CTGCGACACCCTGCGACCAGAGAACAGTTGTTAGAGTTGTGGAAAACCGCCGATAGTATGGACCCGAAAGACTTCAACCCAAAAGTGTTTTTCATGATGCACG ACGTTGACGGCAACGGCGTATGGGACGCGGACGAGGTGAAGGCGCTCTTCATCAAGGAGCTAGACAAGATGTACGGGCCGGGCGGGCCCAACAAGGACCTGCGCGAGCGCGCCGAGGAGATGGAGCGCATGCGCGAGCACGTGTTCCACGAGAACGACCGCAACCGCGACGGGCTCATCGATTTCCACGAGTTTATGCTCGAGACGCAGCGCGCCGAATTCAACCGAGATGAGG GCTGGAAACCGATTGAAGAGAACCAGATTTACACGCAGCAGGAATATGAGGAGTTTGAGAGGAGGCGACTGGAGGAACTGAAATATCTGCAACAGCGAGGCTTG ATTGACGCCCACGGTCGGCCGGTGCCGGGAGCCCATCACCAGTTGCAGCAGTACCAGCAGCAACAGTACGCAGCGCAGCAACAAGCCTACCACCAGGCCCAGCAACAGGGCTACCACCACCCGGCCGGCCAGCCGCAGTACCAGCAACAGTTCCAGCAACCACCACAATTCCAGGGCCAACAACCTCCCCACGGGCAGTTCCAAGGTCAACAGCCACCTCAGGGACAATTCCAGGGATACCAAGGCCAGCAGGGACAATTCCAACAACCTCAGGGACAGTATCAAGCTCAACAACCTCAGGGACAGTTCCAACCCCAACAACCACCGCAAGGACAGTTCCAAGCGCAGCAACCACCGCAGGGACAGTTCCAAGCGCAGCAACCACCGCAGGGACAGTTCCAAGCGCAGCAACCGCCTCAGGGACAGTTCCAAGCGCAGCAACCGCCTCAGGGACAGTTCCAAGCGCAGCAACCGCCTCAGGGACAAGTCCAAGCCCAACAACCACCGCAGGGACAGGTTCAAGCCCAACAACCCCCGCAGGGGCAGGTCCAAGGCCAGCAGCCTCCACATAACCAGGGCCAGCAACCCCCCCAACAGCAAGCTAAGCCGGAACAAGCCCAGTTCCAGCAAGCTCCAGCTCAGCAACACCAGAACGTTAATGTGAACCAGCAACCAGCCGCGCCCCCGGCGCAGGGCCAAGCGCCGGCCCCACACGTAGACACACCTAAATAA
- the LOC134678309 gene encoding nucleobindin-2 isoform X2, producing MRLFLSLLCVTAILHCSYAPPVTPDKSDEKDSEIKDDLEEYMEYHRYLKEVVQALESDPDFRERLEKADQEDVRSGKIAEQLDFVNHNVRTKLDEIKRRELERLRHLATKQYELTNHLDTDMGKVPTNEHLDHNNPHTFEIEDLKKLIKKTTADLEAADKERKKQFKEYEMEKEFEKHQKLESLDETQKKEYLEKEKKEEDAKKHHQPMHHPGSKQQLEEVWEKQDHMDQQFDPKAFFMMHDVDGNGVWDADEVKALFIKELDKMYGPGGPNKDLRERAEEMERMREHVFHENDRNRDGLIDFHEFMLETQRAEFNRDEGWKPIEENQIYTQQEYEEFERRRLEELKYLQQRGLIDAHGRPVPGAHHQLQQYQQQQYAAQQQAYHQAQQQGYHHPAGQPQYQQQFQQPPQFQGQQPPHGQFQGQQPPQGQFQGYQGQQGQFQQPQGQYQAQQPQGQFQPQQPPQGQFQAQQPPQGQFQAQQPPQGQFQAQQPPQGQFQAQQPPQGQFQAQQPPQGQVQAQQPPQGQVQAQQPPQGQVQGQQPPHNQGQQPPQQQAKPEQAQFQQAPAQQHQNVNVNQQPAAPPAQGQAPAPHVDTPK from the exons ATGAGATTATTTCTTAGCCTGTTGTGTGTAACAGCAATACTCCACTGTTCCTATGCTCCTCCTGTGACTCCCGATAAGTCTGATGAAAAAGACAGCGAGATTAAAGATGATTTG GAGGAGTACATGGAATACCACCGCTACTTGAAAGAGGTTGTGCAAGCTCTGGAGAGTGACCCTGACTTTAGGGAGCGCTTGGAAAAGGCCGATCAGGAGGATGTGCGG TCGGGTAAGATAGCAGAGCAACTGGACTTCGTGAACCACAATGTGAGGACCAAGTTGGATGAGATCAAGCGGCGCGAGCTAGAGAGGCTGCGGCATTTGGCCACGAAG CAATACGAGTTGACGAATCACCTGGACACGGACATGGGAAAAGTACCCACCAACGAGCACTTGGACCATAACAACCCTCACACCTTCGAGATTGAGGATCTTAAGAAGCTCATCAAGAAGACCACAGCTGACTTGGAAGCGGCAGACAAGGAGAGAAAGAAGCAGTTTAAG GAATACGAGATGGAGAAGGAATTTGAGAAGCATCAAAAATTGGAATCGTTAGATGAGACTCAAAAGAAAGAGTACTTAgagaaagaaaagaaagaggAAGATGCAAAGAAACACCATCAACCG ATGCACCATCCTGGTTCTAAGCAACAGCTCGAAGAGGTGTGGGAAAAACAGGATCACATGGACCAACAGTTTGACCCTAAAGCTTTCTTCATGATGCATG ACGTTGACGGCAACGGCGTATGGGACGCGGACGAGGTGAAGGCGCTCTTCATCAAGGAGCTAGACAAGATGTACGGGCCGGGCGGGCCCAACAAGGACCTGCGCGAGCGCGCCGAGGAGATGGAGCGCATGCGCGAGCACGTGTTCCACGAGAACGACCGCAACCGCGACGGGCTCATCGATTTCCACGAGTTTATGCTCGAGACGCAGCGCGCCGAATTCAACCGAGATGAGG GCTGGAAACCGATTGAAGAGAACCAGATTTACACGCAGCAGGAATATGAGGAGTTTGAGAGGAGGCGACTGGAGGAACTGAAATATCTGCAACAGCGAGGCTTG ATTGACGCCCACGGTCGGCCGGTGCCGGGAGCCCATCACCAGTTGCAGCAGTACCAGCAGCAACAGTACGCAGCGCAGCAACAAGCCTACCACCAGGCCCAGCAACAGGGCTACCACCACCCGGCCGGCCAGCCGCAGTACCAGCAACAGTTCCAGCAACCACCACAATTCCAGGGCCAACAACCTCCCCACGGGCAGTTCCAAGGTCAACAGCCACCTCAGGGACAATTCCAGGGATACCAAGGCCAGCAGGGACAATTCCAACAACCTCAGGGACAGTATCAAGCTCAACAACCTCAGGGACAGTTCCAACCCCAACAACCACCGCAAGGACAGTTCCAAGCGCAGCAACCACCGCAGGGACAGTTCCAAGCGCAGCAACCACCGCAGGGACAGTTCCAAGCGCAGCAACCGCCTCAGGGACAGTTCCAAGCGCAGCAACCGCCTCAGGGACAGTTCCAAGCGCAGCAACCGCCTCAGGGACAAGTCCAAGCCCAACAACCACCGCAGGGACAGGTTCAAGCCCAACAACCCCCGCAGGGGCAGGTCCAAGGCCAGCAGCCTCCACATAACCAGGGCCAGCAACCCCCCCAACAGCAAGCTAAGCCGGAACAAGCCCAGTTCCAGCAAGCTCCAGCTCAGCAACACCAGAACGTTAATGTGAACCAGCAACCAGCCGCGCCCCCGGCGCAGGGCCAAGCGCCGGCCCCACACGTAGACACACCTAAATAA